In Nicotiana tabacum cultivar K326 chromosome 11, ASM71507v2, whole genome shotgun sequence, a single window of DNA contains:
- the LOC142166168 gene encoding uncharacterized protein LOC142166168, whose protein sequence is MNFFFSTFFGHNKIVKTKMSNIFLFFFFFFSYLVLESLAIKRVSIVESITMREDMIKMAGYGEEKLSTVFIHGKVVCDNDSGCNNNNNNIKDEISELGPRAVPGASVAVFCGSSGKARRSWARNTTDEDGEFLIDLPSHLHAIPNLEKTCLVKVLHLPRNTICEHSFRGKHKGLELTSIGDGIRTYTTDTIHLPPKVSQRCRKRVDKKQQETVSII, encoded by the exons ATGAATTTTTTCTTTAGCACATTTTTTGGACACAATAAAATTGTGAAGACAAAAATGAGCaacattttcttgtttttcttcttctttttctcatatCTTGTTCTTGAAAGTTTGGCTATAAAGAGAGTTTCTATAGTTGAATCAATTACTATGAGagaagatatgataaaaatggctgGTTATGGAGAAGAAAAGCTCTCTACTGTTTTTATTCATGGGAAAGTTGTTTGTGATAATGATTCTGgctgtaataataataataataatatcaaggATGAGATTTCAGAACTTGGTCCGCGAGCTGTCCCAG GTGCATCAGTAGCTGTGTTCTGTGGATCAAGTGGAAAGGCAAGAAGATCATGGGCAAGAAACACTACAGATGAAGATGGAGAATTCCTTATTGATCTTCCTTCTCATCTTCATGCTattccaaacttggaaaaaaCATGTCTAGTTAAAGTACTTCATCTGCCAAGAAACACCATTTGTGAACATTCTTTTAGAGGAAAACACAAAGGACTCGAGCTTACCTCTATCGGTGATGGCATCCGTACTTACACGACAGATACAATTCATCTACCCCCTAAAGTTTCACAAAGGTGCAGAAAGAGAGTTGACAAAAAGCAACAAGAAACTGTAAGCATCATTTAG
- the LOC107777851 gene encoding acyl-CoA--sterol O-acyltransferase 1-like: MEGEIQNFIAVWAIVLTSLCYSHTIAKFFPKGKSRFLAITPIVCLFFILPFYLTSINLGSTTSFFIAWLANFKLLLFAFGKGPLSSTPSLPLSTFIPLACLPIKCQTSSIKTIQKSTKSTLNLVTKIALLAILIRVYNYKDHLHPKIILFFYCLHIYFMLEIMLTTVSTMVRVVSRVELEPPFDEPYKTSSLQDFWGRRWNLMVTNILRPTVYDPVRSIMLDRIPRKWAPLPPVLATFFVSGLMHELIFYYISRQNPSWEVTCFFIIHGVTLTLEIMIKKLLNGKFLVPRIISGPLALGFIILTSFWLFFPPLLRGKPDVKGCTESLAFLEFVRYGKLVSPSNITCPFL; this comes from the coding sequence ATGGAAGGGGAGATCCAAAATTTCATAGCGGTATGGGCTATTGTTTTAACATCTTTATGCTACTCTCACACCATTGCCAAATTCTTTCCCAAAGGCAAATCAAGATTTCTTGCTATAACTCCCATTGTTTGTCTATTTTTCATTCTTCCTTTCTATCTTACCTCTATTAATCTTGGTTCTACTACTTCATTTTTCATTGCTTGGTTAGCCAATTTCAAGCTTCTTCTTTTTGCTTTTGGTAAAGGTCCTTTGTCATCAACTCCATCTTTGCCACTTTCAACATTCATTCCTTTAGCTTGTTTGCCTATCAAGTGTCAAACATCATCAATTAAAACCATTCAAAAGAGCACAAAATCAACTTTAAATCTTGTTACCAAGATTGCACTTCTAGCCATTTTAATAAGGGTGTATAACTATAAAGACCATTTGCATCCAAAAATCATTCTCTTTTTCTATTGTCTCCACATTTActtcatgctagagatcatgttgaCCACGGTTAGCACCATGGTTCGAGTCGTGAGTCGAGTCGAGCTCGAGCCACCCTTTGATGAGCCTTACAAGACTAGCTCACTTCAAGATTTCTGGGGTAGGAGGTGGAACCTCATGGTAACCAATATACTCCGTCCAACCGTTTACGATCCTGTCCGGTCTATAATGTTAGACCGGATCCCGAGGAAGTGGGCCCCACTTCCTCCTGTGCTCGCGACGTTTTTCGTATCCGGGCTAATGCATGAGCTGATTTTTTACTACATATCAAGACAAAATCCTAGTTGGGAAGTCACATGCTTCTTTATCATTCATGGGGTGACTTTGACTCTTGAAATTATGATCAAGAAATTGTTGAATGGCAAATTTTTGGTTCCTAGGATTATCTCAGGCCCATTAGCACTGGGATTTATAATTTTGACCAGCTTTTGGTTGTTCTTTCCACCTTTATTGAGGGGTAAACCAGATGTTAAAGGATGTACTGAATCTCTTGCTTTCTTAGAATTTGTTAGGTATGGTAAACTAGTTAGTCCTTCCAATATCACCTGTCCATTCTTGTAA
- the LOC142166479 gene encoding acyl-CoA--sterol O-acyltransferase 1-like, translating into MEGEIHNFIVVWAIVLASLCYSHTIVKFFPKGNSRFLAIIPIVCLFFILPLYLTSINLGGTTSFFIAWLANFKLLLFAFGKGPLSSTPPLPLLTFIPLACLPIKFQNSSISKVETTKKSTRSTLNHVTKIALLAILIRVYSYKDYLHPKIILFLYCLHIYFMLEIILTMVSTMVRVVTRVELEPPFDEPYLASSLQDFWGKRWNLMVTNILRPTVYDPVRSIAMDWIPRKWAPLPAVLATFFVSGLMHEVIFYYIGRLKPSGEVMVFFLLHGLALALEIVIKKVLNGRIWIPRIISGPLALAFIIFTSFWLFFPPFLRGETELKACTESLAFLEFLKHGKLVSPTNITCPLL; encoded by the coding sequence atgGAAGGGGAGATCCACAATTTCATAGTAGTATGGGCTATTGTTTTAGCAAGTTTATGTTACTCTCACACCATTGTCAAATTCTTTCCCAAAGGCAACTCAAGATTTCTTGCTATAATTCCCATTGTTTGTCTATTTTTCATTCTTCCTCTTTATCTCACCTCCATTAATCTTGGTGGCACTACTTCTTTCTTCATTGCATGGCTAGCCAATTTCAAGCTTCTTCTTTTTGCTTTTGGTAAAGGCCCTTTGTCATCAACCCCACCCCTCCCACTTTTAACATTCATTCCCTTGGCTTGTTTGCCTAtaaagtttcaaaattcatcaatTAGCAAGGTTGAAACCACCAAAAAGAGCACAAGGTCAACTTTGAATCATGTAACCAAAATTGCACTTTTAGCCATTTTGATAAGGGTGTATAGCTATAAAGACTATTTGCATCCAAAAATCATTCTTTTCCTCTATTGCCTACACATTTACttcatgctagagatcatatTGACCATGGTTAGCACCATGGTTCGTGTCGTGACTCGAGTCGAGCTCGAGCCACCCTTTGATGAGCCTTACTTGGCTAGCTCACTTCAAGATTTCTGGGGTAAGAGATGGAACCTCATGGTAACTAATATACTCCGTCCGACCGTTTATGATCCTGTCCGGTCGATAGCGATGGATTGGATCCCGAGGAAGTGGGCCCCACTTCCTGCTGTTCTCGCGACGTTCTTCGTCTCGGGGCTAATGCATGAAGTGATTTTCTACTACATTGGAAGATTGAAGCCTAGTGGTGAAGTCATGGTCTTCTTTCTCCTTCATGGATTGGCTTTGGCTCTTGAAATTGTGATCAAGAAAGTGTTGAATGGCAGAATTTGGATTCCTAGAATTATCTCAGGACCATTAGCACTAGCTTTTATAATTTTCACCAGCTTTTGGTTGTtctttccaccatttttgagggGTGAAACGGAGCTTAAAGCATGTACTGAATCTCTAGCTTTCTTAGAATTCCTCAAGCATGGCAAACTAGTTAGTCCAACTAATATCACATGTCCACTCTTGTAA
- the LOC107822146 gene encoding mannan endo-1,4-beta-mannosidase 6, translating to MDTQWRDKKLYPALGIFTILSLLYLNFNDNLNFSFPQIFLRQPKMGFVGVNKTQFVIKNEDPKTHSLTFQELYINGWNSYWLMEESVWESSRYRVSEMLRRGAEMGLSVCRTWAFSDGGGPNDLQLLPGVFNERVFKGLDYVIVEARKHNIRLILSLVNNLNAYGGTAQYVRWAQEEGGTNVSSSRDSFFTNPTVKAYYKSFVKAVVTRKNSISGVKYSEEPAIFAWELINEPRCESSSSAAALQAWITEMAGFVKSLDQKHLVTVGLEGFYGVEKTGSFGVNPGKWAASLGVDFIDNSAIDNIDFTSVHAYPHSWIQGINSDAKVNFLSHWVDSHISEAEKILKKPVLFTEVGFPSSTQKEGLHDRNIYLKIVYDKIYESAKKKKAGAGALVWQLLVEGMERYGDKFSFIAWKHPSTYKLIVEQSCRLLNTSSQGASHRKLNRKDHCFANAS from the exons ATGGACACACAATGGAGGGACAAAAAACTATATCCAGCATTAGGCATTTTCACCATTCTTTCTCTTTTGTACTTGAACTTCAATGACAACCTTAATTTCTCCTTCCCACAAATCTTTCTAAGGCAACCAAAGATGGGTTTTGTtggagttaataaaactcaattTGTGATCAAGAATGAGGACCCAAAGActcattctttaacatttcaagAATTGTATATTAATGGGTGGAATTCTTATTGGTTAATGGAGGAAAGTGTGTGGGAATCTTCAAGGTATAGAGTCTCTGAGATGTTGAGAAGAGGTGCTGAAATGGGCTTGAGTGTTTGTAGGACTTGGGCTTTTAGTGATGGTGGTGGGCCCAATGATCTTCAGCTCCTACCTGGAGTCTTCAATGAAAGGGTGTTTAAG GGATTGGATTATGTTATTGTTGAGGCAAGGAAACATAACATTAGATTAATCCTCAGTCTTGTAAACAATTTAAATGCTTATGGTGGCACTGCTCAATATGTGAGGTGGGCACAAGAAGAAGGTGGTACCAATGTGTCTTCATCAAGAGATTCATTCTTTACCAACCCAACGGTCAAAGCGTACTACAAGTCTTTCGTCAAG GCTGTTGTGACTAGAAAAAACTCCATAAGTGGAGTCAAATATTCTGAAGAACCAGCCATATTTGCGTGGGAACTCATAAATGAGCCTCGTTGCGAATCCAGCTCATCAGCTGCTGCTCTCCAG GCGTGGATAACTGAGATGGCTGGATTTGTCAAAAGTTTGGATCAGAAGCATCTCGTGACTGTTGGACTCGAGGGCTTTTATGGTGTGGAAAAAACTGGAAGCTTTGGAGTGAACCCAGGAAAATGGGCTGCATCACTTGGAGTGGACTTCATTGACAACTCCGCTATTGACAACATCGATTTTACTTCCGTTCATGCTTACCCCCACAGTTG GATCCAAGGTATAAATTCAGACGCGAAAGTAAATTTTCTATCTCATTGGGTTGATTCTCACATTAGTGAAGCTGAAAAGATCCTTAAGAAGCCTGTTCTTTTCACAGAAGTTGGGTTTCCTTCAAGTACGCAAAAGGAAGGATTACATGACagaaatatttatttgaaaatagtTTACGACAAGATTTATGAGTCAGCAAAGAAGAAGAAAGCTGGTGCGGGAGCCTTAGTTTGGCAGTTGTTGGTGGAAGGAATGGAGCGATATGGTGACAAGTTCTCGTTTATAGCGTGGAAGCATCCCTCTACGTATAAGCTGATAGTAGAGCAATCTTGCAGGCTACTCAATACATCTTCTCAAGGCGCCTCACATAGAAAACTCAATCGAAAAGATCATTGTTTCGCTAATGCATCTTAA
- the LOC107817619 gene encoding fumarylacetoacetase-like produces the protein MVLKSFVEVEPESHFPLENLPYGVFKPEPGSVPRPGVAIGDYVLDLSALSSAGLFDGPLLKNSDCFNQPNLNKFVGLGRPAWKEARATLQKLLSATEPTLRDNAALRQIALLPMDKVQMLLPVAIGDYTDFFSSMHHAKNCGTIFRGPENPINLNWFHLPIAYHGRASSIVISGTDIMRPRGQGHPTGNSAPYFGPSRKLDFELEMAAIVGPGNELGTTVDVNEAADHIFGLVLMNDWSARDIQAWEYVPLGPFLGKSFGTTISPWIVTLDALEPFACEAPKQNPSPLTYLVEKTSRNYDISLEVLIKPSGQADSCVVTRSNFNHLYWTITQQLAHHTINGCNLRPGDLFGTGTISGPEPESYGCLLELTWNGQKPLSLGGTTRTFLEDGDEVTFFGYCQGNGYKVGFGRCSGKIVPAPQ, from the exons ATGGTGCTGAAGTCGTTTGTTGAAGTTGAACCGGAATCTCACTTCCCCCTCGAGAACTTACCTTACGGTGTATTCAAGCCTGAACCGGGTTCAGTACCTCGACCGGGCGTAGCTATAGGAGATTACGTCTTGGATTTATCGGCTCTTAGTTCCGCCGGATTATTTGACGGTCCTTTACTCAAAAACTCCGACTGTTTCAATCAG CCTAACTTGAACAAATTTGTGGGATTGGGACGACCTGCATGGAAGGAAGCTCGGGCGACATTGCAAAAGCTGTTATCAG CCACGGAACCAACTCTGCGTGACAATGCTGCTTTAAGGCAGATAGCTCTTCTGCCTATG GACAAAGTTCAAATGCTTCTACCTGTCGCCATTGGAGACTACACGGACTTCTTCTCATCAATGCACCATGCCAAGAATTGTGGGACTATCTTTCGTGGCCCCGAAAATCCTATCAACCTTAATTG GTTTCATCTTCCTATTGCTTACCATGGGAGAGCATCGTCAATTGTCATTTCTGGAACTGATATTATGAGACCCAG AGGACAAGGTCATCCAACTGGCAATTCTGCGCCGTATTTTGGACCTTCTAGAAAATTGGattttgagttagaaatg GCTGCTATAGTTGGCCCTGGTAATGAACTAGGAACAACAGTGGATGTCAATGAGGCTGCAgatcatatatttggacttgtCTTGATGAATGATTGGAGTG CAAGAGATATCCAGGCATGGGAGTACGTGCCTCTTGGTCCCTTTCTTGGAAAGAGCTTTG GCACAACCATATCTCCTTGGATTGTGACATTAGATGCCTTAGAACCCTTTGCATGTGAGGCCCCAAAGCAG AACCCTTCTCCATTAACATATCTTGTGGAGAAGACATCAAGAAACTATGACATTTCTTTGGAG GTTCTCATTAAACCTTCTGGACAAGCTGATTCATGTGTTGTGACAAGAAGCAACTTCAACCACTT ATATTGGACAATTACCCAACAACTAGCACACCATACTATCAATGGTTGCAACCTAAGGCCTGGGGACCTGTTTGGAACTGGGACTATCAGTGGACCA GAACCAGAATCCTATGGATGCTTGCTTGAATTGACATGGAATGGACAAAAACCTCTGTCTTTAGGTGGAACTACCCGTACATTCTTAGAAGATGGAGATGAAGTAACTTTCTTTGGTTATTGTCAG GGCAATGGTTACAAAGTTGGTTTTGGAAGATGCTCGGGGAAGATTGTCCCGGCTCCACAATGA
- the LOC142161781 gene encoding acyl carrier protein 3, mitochondrial-like, with the protein MQSLRSSILKYMRVRIPLQVQFQAESRNVLNILNLQIRTCNSSGATNQDEIKERVLNLVKKFDKIDATKVNESADFQKDLSLDSLDRVELVMAFEQEFSIEIPDEEADKLKCCADVAQYIISGAEKKDGKTS; encoded by the exons ATGCAAAGCTTGAGATCCTCTATTCTGAAGTATATGAGGGTTAGGATCCCATTGCAAGTACAGTTTCAAGCTGAAAGCCGGAATGTGTTAAATATTCTCAATTTGCAAATACGCACTTGCAACAGTTCTGGTGCCACCAATCAGGATGAGATAAAAGAACGAGTGCTTAACCTGGTGAAGAAATTTGATAAGATCGATGCAACCAAG GTTAATGAGAGTGCTGATTTCCAGAAGGACTTGAGCCTAGACAGCTTAGATAGAGTGGAACTTGTCATGGCATTTGAACAAGAATTCTCAATTGAGATACCTGATGAAGAAGCAGACAAACTTAAATGTTGTGCTGATGTCGCTCAATATATCATTTCTGGGGCTGAGAAGAAAGACGGGAAGACTTCATAA